One window of the Octopus sinensis linkage group LG3, ASM634580v1, whole genome shotgun sequence genome contains the following:
- the LOC115209748 gene encoding complement factor H-like, giving the protein MIFRSFYFLSLIIFTVKSENNAFNIMQNILSEYDNTTASDKIISPWLLKQVINFLNCGPLPKLHNGRIQYIIKWEEQKIYLEQKCNRYFRASQRNTTDVVCLNGKWKYQDIKLLTCLQDGEWNFATPVCTLKCFVPEIAGRVVTISEDTILKPRTLINEGRKVIYSCKRSFIPVAFGAVQCLLGKWYPDMQCRKSCTIETQSGLNFILLHNSSVIEYSCSAGETLLGDSKRTCLENGTWNGTLPRCVKSCQLLPEFGIYSYRYSDNLQYLPFGSLIPQNTNITYSCRANYTRNSNGNVTCNNGVLSPRPICSYINTNYISLKKGMLHYKKYSSASICTSKYTCIYFGFLDIGCEKITCNNFNCVTVHFNNATSEIDFRLVHRSCCGLRCY; this is encoded by the exons ATGATATTCagatctttctattttctttctttaattatattcacagtgaaaagtgaaaataatgcatttaatattatgcaaaatattttgtcgGAATATGATAATACCACTGCATCAGATAAAATCATTTCTCCGTGGCTTCTTAAACAAGTGATAAATTTCTTAAACTGTGGTcctttaccaaaattacacaacGGTAGAATACAATATATCATAAAGTGGgaagaacaaaaaatatatctGGAACAAAAGTGCAATCGCTATTTTCGAGCAAGCCAACGGAATACGACTGACGTTGTTTGTCTGAATGGTAAATGGAAGTATcaagatataaaat TGTTAACTTGTCTTCAAGATGGTGAATGGaactttgcaacacctgtctgcaCGTTGAAATGCTTTGTACCAGAAATTGCTGGCAGAGTGGTGACTATTTCTGAAGATACAATTTTAAAACCCAGAACATTAATTAATGAAGGAAGAAAAGTGATATATTCTTGCAAACGATCTTTCATTCCAGTTGCGTTTGGTGCCGTTCAATGCTTGTTAGGTAAATGGTACCCAGACATGCAGTGCAGAAAATCGTGTACAATTGAGACACAAAGTGGATTAAACTTTATTTTGTTACATAATTCTTCAGTTATTGAATACAGCTGTTCAGCAGGAGAAACATTGTTGGGAGATTCTAAAAGGACCTGTTTAGAAAATGGAACTTGGAATGGAACACTTCCAAGGTGTGTGAAGAGCTGTCAACTGTTACCCGAATTTGGCATATATAGCTACCGTTATTCAGACAATTTGCAATATCTTCCGTTTGGTAGCTTAATTCCACAAAATACGAATATTACTTATTCATGTCGCGCCAATTACACGAGAAATTCTAACGGAAATGTTACTTGTAATAATGGTGTCTTGAGTCCGCGACCAATCTGttcatatattaatacaaattatATTTCGCTGAAAAAGGGCATGCTTCATTACAAAAAATATTCATCAGCGTCGATTTGTACCTcaaaatatacttgcatatattttGGCTTCCTTGATATAGGTTGTGAAAAAATTACATGTAACAACTTTAATTGTGTTACTGTGCATTTTAACAATGCCACGTCAGAAATAGATTTTAGGCTAGTCCATAGAAGTTGTTGTGGTTTGAGGTGTTATTGA